In Cicer arietinum cultivar CDC Frontier isolate Library 1 chromosome 1, Cicar.CDCFrontier_v2.0, whole genome shotgun sequence, one DNA window encodes the following:
- the LOC101508701 gene encoding cucumisin-like — protein sequence MLKEVASSKQESKSILKHYKRSFSGFVADLTEEEANKMAVHEGVVSVFPNEKKQVLTTKSWDFIGFPINVERAQPESDIIIGVIDHGIWPESQSFNDIGLSSPPSRWKGPCQAFDFHCNNKIIGARYYKSKIDKDLSVSPRDTNGHGTHIASIAAGNPVSMASMLGFGQGTTRGGASSARIAVYKVCWSSGCEDMDILAAFDDAIADGVDIISFSLGGKITADTHFSDALSVGAFHAMKNGILTVCAAGNSGPNHASVMNVAPWAISVAASTLDRKFVTQVKLGNNKFFEGTSLNNFDLKGELYPLIYSRDAPNKEAGFDGDSSRNCPFNSLDEKLVKGKIVLCEGNKAASEAFRVGAAGLLMQGTTSINVAYSFPLPACYLHTKDATKIRKYIHSKRY from the exons ATGTTAAAGGAAGTTGCAAGCAG CAAACAAGAATCAAAGTCTATACTCAAGCACTATAAACGTAGTTTTAGTGGCTTTGTGGCAGACTTAACAGAGGAAGAAGCTAATAAAATGGCCG TGCATGAAGGGGTTGTATCTGTCTTTCCCAATGAAAAAAAACAAGTCCTCACAACAAAATCTTGGGACTTTATTGGTTTTCCAATAAATGTGGAGAGAGCACAACCAGAGAGTGACATTATTATTGGAGTAATCGATCATGGGATTTGGCCGGAGTCTCAGAGTTTCAATGATATAGGATTGAGCTCACCTCCTAGCAGATGGAAGGGACCCTGCCAAGCTTTTGATTTCCACTGCAACAA TAAAATAATTGGAGCTAGatattataaaagtaaaattgataAAGACTTGAGCGTATCTCCAAGAGACACAAATGGGCATGGAACCCATATAGCTTCAATAGCAGCTGGAAACCCTGTTAGCATGGCCAGTATGTTAGGCTTTGGGCAAGGAACGACAAGAGGTGGGGCTTCGTCAGCACGAATTGCCGTTTATAAAGTGTGTTGGTCTAGTGGATGCGAGGACATGGACATTCTCGCCGCATTTGATGATGCCATTGCTGATGGAGTCGACATAATTTCGTTCTCGCTTGGAGGAAAAATAACTGCCGATACTCATTTCAGCGATGCATTATCCGTTGGTGCATTCCATGCAATGAAAAATGGAATACTCACTGTATGTGCGGCTGGGAACTCAGGTCCAAATCACGCATCAGTAATGAATGTCGCACCTTGGGCAATTTCTGTGGCTGCAAGCACTTTGGATAGAAAATTTGTTACCCAAGTCAAATTAGGgaataacaaattttttgag GGTACCTCTCTGAATAATTTTGATCTAAAGGGAGAATTGTATCCTCTTATCTATTCCAGAGATGCACCGAATAAGGAAGCAGGCTTCGATGGAGATTCATCTAG AAATTGCCCCTTCAATTCGTTGGATGAAAAATTGGTGAAAGGAAAAATTGTTCTATGCGAAGGAAATAAAGCGGCCTCAGAGGCATTTAGAGTAGGTGCTGCTGGCCTCTTGATGCAGGGGACAACATCTATAAATGTCGCATACAGTTTTCCTTTGCCTGCGTGTTATCTTCACACCAAGGATGCCACCAAAATACGCAAATACATACATTCTAAAAGGTATTAA